AAACTGTTAACTCTCACCATTAACTTCAAAGGGAATCATCCAATAAGTTTAATAGGAGCTTTTTTTAATTAACGGTTGCTGTTATGGTAATAAGTATTCGTCAGATATTAAGGGGAGTGTAAATTTTTCATCTATCCCATAGAAATACAGACTGATCCCTGATCCTTAAACTATGCTTCTTAGAATAGAAAGTCCTTAAAAAAAGAAAAGCTGCTCATCCCGTCCGGATCAGCAGCTTAAGCATGATTATGAAAGACTAAATTACTATTCTATTTCGGTGGAGTCTTTTGATCGACTCAGTGCAGTTAACGATAACGGTTGGTATTAGGTTGGCTTTGTTGTTATTAACTACAATGCAATGATAGCCGGATTGGTTGTACTACTAAAGTGAAAATCGGTGAAGTGAAGAATAAACCCGGTGGAGTGAAGAAACAAATCAGTCTATTCTTTGAAGATATTTCTTGTCAGCCTTAAAGATCACCAGCCATGTCAGTACAGCACCAAGAAGAGCATAAAAGGCAGATTTGAAGGTTAGATAAGTGATAGTGTAAAACAGGATTTCCCATGTCATCTCAAAATCGCTAATTGCTACATTAGCATGCATTTTGATCGAAATCAACCAGCCTACCGTCGAATCGAAAAAACCAACAGCAGCCCCAAACAATGGAGGCTTAAACCAACTTTGAGTTCTATAAAAAGTAAAACCACCTACAAGAACCCAAATCAAATAACTACCCCACTTCAAAAGAGAATAATCAAACTCCCAATTTTCCGACACGATCACGCCTAGGCTGTCATATACCGCAGTGGCTAACACACCTAGTATCAAGGGGTACAATGTTGACAAGTTTGTTTTACTCATAATTGGTCTTAAATAAACCTATTGTTACAAAAGGCTTGGTTTGTAAATTATGATTTCCAGCTAAAAATCCATTATAATAGAGAATGAAAATAATACTTTCACTCATTTTCCTCTCCACCGTACTCAATTTTTCTTCTCCATTATTGGGGAAATGCATGTCTTTTTCTAATTCAAAAAATCTATCTGTAGACACCGTCATTTCAATAACCGATCAGCCTGATGGCAACTATGAATCCGCACTAGCAACCAACAAAAAACTCATTGAAACTCAAAACAGACTTATCCAAGTCTTTTACTTGATATTAACTGCGCTGGCCGTTTCACTTTTCATATTGTACAACAATTACAAAAAGAAAGTAAGATTAGCTCTGGAACTGAAAACTAAGAATGAGGAGATTGAATCAATGAACGAAGAAATTCAATCCTTCAACGAAGAGCTTTCTTCTGCCAATGAAGAATTGGCTTCCCAGAAAAGCACTTTGGAATCTACAGTAACTGAACTTCAAGAAACCCAACGTCAACTAGTCCATGCGGAAAAAATGAGTGTGCTGGGCACACTAGTAGCAGGCGTAGCACACGAAATCAACAACCCTCTCAACTTCATCCAGTCAGGAGCGAATGGACTCAAGAACTCCCTGATGCCGATATTGGTTAAGCTTAAGACTGATGACCCTTCAAACCTTTCGGAAAAAGACGAATTAACCATTCAGCAGTTTTATGATTGTGTAGACATGGGGGTTAATCGCATCAATGGAATTGTAAAAAGCCTTGGCAACTTTAGTAGAAACACGAACAACTTTCAGGAAGAATGCGATCTGGTCAAGATCACCGAAGACACACTCACTATTTTAAGTAATGAGTACACCCATCGAATCGATATCAAAAAGGACTACCCTGAAGAACCTGCCATTATAATAGCGAATCAAAGTCGAATCTATCAGATCATTTCCAATTTGCTGAGCAATTCCATCCAAGCCATTCACAACGAAGGAGAAATTGAAATTAGCATTAAGTCAGTCAATGAAATTTACTCCATTACCGTCCGTGACAATGGCGAAGGAATGAGTCCCAATCTACAGAAAAAGATTTTCGAACCTTTCTTTACCACCAAACCAAGCTCGAAAGGCATTGGTCTGGGCCTGGCTTTAACTCTAAATATCATTGAGGAGCTGAACGGAACTATTCATGTGGAATCAGAAATAGGTGAAGGAACAGAAGTAATTGTCGCCTTACCAAAATCTCATGTAACGAAGGAATAATTCACTGAAGCTATAAAAAAAGAAAAGCTGCTCATCCCGTCCGGATCAGCAGCTTAAGCATGATTATGAAAGACTAAATTACTATTCTATTTCAGTGGAGTCTTTTGATCGACTCAGGTAGTTAATTGCGTTTGGTTGATTCTGTGTTGGTTTGTTATTAACTACAATGCAATAATAGTGACGAGCGATGTCCTGCTAAAGTGAAAATCGGTGAAGTGAAGAATTCGTCAGGTGAAGTGTGGGAAAAAATAAGCGTATTGACAGGCACCTATTCCGCACATCAAGCACAATACTACAAATGCCGAAACCTGGTACCCTAATAACAATTGCAGCCCCCACCATCCACTCACATCTACCGCATCACACCTCGCTCATGAAGCTACCAAAATCACAGCTCCCCATCTCGATAAGGCTAAAAATTCAATAGAGGTTCCAAAGTGTACTAAATAAGTCTCAAAGTGTACTGATTAGGTCTCATTCTACCGCTAATTTGGATCAATGTCTCACTAATAAGTATCATAATAAACTAGGGAACAATATTCCCTACCTAATAGGTATCATATCCTACCAGAATATCATTTTCCCTACACGATCAGTTCCAAAGTCTCATTAAAAATTTAATTAGAATGAATAAAAATTAATTCAAGACCACTAAAAATTCACTGAGAACCAATAAATAGTGAGGGAATGGTAGGGATTTGTGAGTAAAAAGAAGTGAATAGTACCAAAAGGAAGGGATTTGTGAGAGAATGAACTAAAAATTGAATTTTGAAACCAATCTACGCCATGCATGCATCGAATGACGAACGCTGAATTCAGGTCAGTCTATTTTTCTGGGAGTTGGCCTTTATTCATTTTAGTTTTTTGTTGCTTCAATTCAGATAAGAAGCAAAAGACTGTTTGAGTCCAGGCAGGGACAAGATACATTTAAGGAATCAAAGTGGACGAGTTTCTTTTGATTCCTGATTTGAAGTTACAAAAAGCGTTAAGAAATGAATAGCAGCCCCGGCGGGGAACCGCTTGATTTCTTTGATTACTTTCTTCATCAAGGAAGAAAGTAATGCCCAGCCGGCAAGGCGAAAGTATCCATATGAAAAAAGGATTGCTTTGACCAGTAGATTAGTTAATCAATATCTAACGAGTAGA
This is a stretch of genomic DNA from Reichenbachiella ulvae. It encodes these proteins:
- a CDS encoding ATP-binding protein is translated as MKIILSLIFLSTVLNFSSPLLGKCMSFSNSKNLSVDTVISITDQPDGNYESALATNKKLIETQNRLIQVFYLILTALAVSLFILYNNYKKKVRLALELKTKNEEIESMNEEIQSFNEELSSANEELASQKSTLESTVTELQETQRQLVHAEKMSVLGTLVAGVAHEINNPLNFIQSGANGLKNSLMPILVKLKTDDPSNLSEKDELTIQQFYDCVDMGVNRINGIVKSLGNFSRNTNNFQEECDLVKITEDTLTILSNEYTHRIDIKKDYPEEPAIIIANQSRIYQIISNLLSNSIQAIHNEGEIEISIKSVNEIYSITVRDNGEGMSPNLQKKIFEPFFTTKPSSKGIGLGLALTLNIIEELNGTIHVESEIGEGTEVIVALPKSHVTKE